The following are encoded in a window of Streptomyces sp. 11x1 genomic DNA:
- a CDS encoding enolase C-terminal domain-like protein → MGQPTVTAFSVYPVAGRDSMELNLSGAHGPYFTRNVVVLTDSEGRTGLGEVPGGEKITQTLRDAESLVVGAKVGDYKRVLREIGDRFADRDAGGRGVQTFDLRTTVHTVTAVESALLDLLGQHLDVPVAALLGDGQQRDSVRVLGYLFYVGDPDRTDLEYVREPDSPVEWYRVRHEEALTPEAIVCQAEAVYDLYGFRDFKLKGGVLEGAEEVMAARALKNRFPEARITLDPNGAWSLREAIELCRPLVGTLAYAEDPCGAEGGYSGREILAEFRRATGLPTATNMIATDWRQMAHALALQSVSIPLADPHFWTMQGSVRVAQLCNAMGLTWGCHSNNHFDISLAMVTHCGAAAPGEYNALDTHWIWQEGMERITTAPPRIVGGEIAVPDGPGLGVHLDMDRLLAAHDLYREKALGARDDAVPMQYLIRDWKFDGNRPCLMR, encoded by the coding sequence ATCGGACAACCCACCGTCACGGCGTTCTCCGTCTACCCGGTCGCCGGCCGGGACAGCATGGAGCTGAACCTTTCCGGCGCGCACGGCCCCTACTTCACCCGCAACGTCGTTGTCCTCACCGACTCCGAGGGGCGTACCGGGCTGGGGGAGGTGCCCGGCGGGGAGAAGATCACGCAGACGCTGCGTGACGCCGAGTCGCTGGTCGTCGGGGCGAAGGTGGGGGACTACAAGCGCGTTCTGCGCGAGATCGGTGACCGGTTCGCCGATCGCGACGCCGGTGGACGGGGCGTCCAGACCTTCGACCTGCGGACCACTGTCCACACGGTCACCGCCGTCGAGTCGGCCCTGCTCGACCTCCTGGGGCAGCACCTCGACGTGCCCGTCGCGGCGCTCCTGGGCGACGGCCAACAGCGGGATTCCGTGCGAGTGCTGGGTTATCTCTTCTACGTCGGCGACCCGGACCGGACCGACCTGGAGTACGTTCGCGAACCCGACTCCCCTGTGGAGTGGTACCGGGTCCGCCACGAGGAGGCCCTGACGCCGGAAGCGATCGTCTGTCAGGCCGAGGCGGTCTACGATCTCTACGGCTTCCGGGACTTCAAGCTCAAGGGGGGCGTCCTGGAGGGGGCCGAGGAGGTCATGGCCGCACGCGCGCTCAAGAACCGCTTCCCCGAGGCGCGGATCACCCTCGACCCGAACGGCGCGTGGTCCCTGCGCGAGGCGATCGAGCTGTGCCGGCCCCTCGTCGGCACGCTCGCCTACGCCGAGGACCCCTGCGGAGCCGAAGGCGGCTACTCCGGACGGGAGATCCTCGCCGAGTTCCGGCGCGCCACCGGCCTTCCCACAGCGACCAACATGATCGCCACGGACTGGCGTCAAATGGCCCACGCCCTGGCCCTTCAGTCGGTCTCCATTCCGCTGGCCGACCCGCACTTCTGGACCATGCAGGGCTCTGTCCGGGTAGCGCAGCTGTGCAACGCGATGGGCCTGACCTGGGGCTGCCACTCCAACAACCACTTCGACATCTCCCTGGCCATGGTGACCCACTGCGGCGCCGCGGCCCCGGGTGAGTACAACGCCCTGGACACACACTGGATCTGGCAGGAGGGAATGGAACGGATCACCACCGCCCCGCCACGCATCGTCGGCGGTGAGATCGCCGTCCCGGACGGCCCGGGGCTGGGCGTCCACCTCGACATGGACCGGCTGCTCGCGGCCCACGACCTCTACCGGGAGAAGGCGTTGGGGGCACGCGATGATGCCGTCCCCATGCAGTACCTCATCCGCGACTGGAAGTTCGACGGCAACCGTCCCTGTCTGATGCGGTAG
- a CDS encoding FAD-dependent oxidoreductase, with the protein MDAQLAVIGLGSIGSMALWQASRLSGSVVGFEAATPAHGRSAVGGDTRLFRMVYLGRPEYYRIIERSRGLWAELEAESGRRGILTPTGGLSIGTANGSYINSLLAATRVTGAEHRVLSREELARRYPQHHLRPDDCAVYDPHGGVLRTDRAVSAAVAAAQANGATVLQNTPVDSIAETDHGVVVTSGDRTWTFEKVIVASGGWSRRLMPDHLKAVTETHRIVLTWFIAQDGTQFSPENFPAFSRWYEDRSMYGAPAVDGVTVKASIDGPLAGRARATPDPDAVPRELTREEIEKVTEIVTEFFPGLIPTIARSDAFPDLFTEDRHPLVGWLNENSRIYCATGFSGKGFKMATGYGHIAAHEALGKQTVEGLDFVRPDRFRTR; encoded by the coding sequence ATGGACGCACAACTCGCAGTCATCGGCCTGGGCAGCATCGGGAGCATGGCCCTGTGGCAGGCCTCCCGGCTGTCCGGCTCGGTGGTGGGCTTCGAGGCAGCCACCCCTGCCCACGGCCGCAGTGCGGTGGGCGGGGACACCCGCCTGTTCCGCATGGTCTACCTCGGCAGGCCGGAGTACTACCGCATCATCGAACGGTCCCGCGGCCTCTGGGCCGAGCTCGAAGCCGAATCCGGGCGGCGGGGCATCCTCACGCCTACCGGGGGCCTGTCCATCGGGACGGCGAACGGCAGCTACATCAACAGCCTCCTCGCGGCAACGCGCGTCACCGGAGCCGAGCACCGCGTCCTCAGCCGGGAGGAGTTGGCCAGGCGCTACCCCCAGCACCACCTCCGCCCGGACGACTGCGCCGTCTACGACCCCCACGGCGGCGTTCTGCGCACCGACCGCGCCGTCAGCGCTGCCGTCGCGGCGGCCCAGGCCAACGGCGCCACCGTTCTTCAGAACACACCCGTGGACAGCATCGCCGAAACCGACCACGGCGTCGTCGTCACCTCGGGCGACAGAACCTGGACGTTCGAGAAGGTCATCGTCGCCTCGGGCGGCTGGTCCCGCAGGCTCATGCCCGACCACCTCAAGGCCGTCACGGAAACCCACCGGATCGTCCTGACCTGGTTCATCGCCCAGGACGGCACACAGTTCTCGCCGGAGAACTTCCCCGCCTTCAGCCGGTGGTACGAGGACCGCTCCATGTACGGCGCACCCGCCGTCGACGGCGTGACGGTCAAGGCATCAATCGACGGACCGCTGGCCGGACGCGCGAGGGCAACCCCCGACCCGGACGCCGTGCCCAGGGAACTCACCCGGGAAGAAATCGAAAAGGTCACCGAGATCGTCACCGAGTTCTTCCCCGGCCTGATCCCCACCATCGCGCGCTCCGATGCCTTCCCCGACCTTTTCACCGAGGACAGGCATCCCCTCGTCGGCTGGCTGAACGAGAACAGCAGGATCTACTGCGCCACCGGATTCTCCGGAAAGGGCTTCAAGATGGCCACCGGCTACGGCCACATCGCCGCACACGAGGCACTCGGCAAGCAGACCGTCGAAGGCCTGGACTTCGTGCGTCCGGACCGGTTCAGGACCAGGTAG
- a CDS encoding FAD-dependent oxidoreductase produces MNALAAPPRNGELGFWVAQLADKKPSFPRFTGQDSVDVAIVGGGYTGLWAAYFAKKLEPSLSVAVFEAEQVGYGASGRNGGWLSAMPPGSRATFARAGGGLETSRALQQAFVAGVDAVLGILEAEGIEADQHKGGALVAAHTQAGLGRLVARRDAELKYGLTDDEVHLLDRDEFQSQINISTVHGGLFYKHCARIHPAKLVHGLADTLTSMGVRIYEGSRVDSVADKTLTLADGRVTAAKTFICTEGYSGRLLGRRSLIPVNSSMIVTKPLPEEAWKQIGWDGPQCLNDSAYTFIYAQRTSDGRIAMGGRGVPYRFGSGTGGAGATAQSTIDLISHKLSTFFPGIPFEVEHAWSGVLGVTRDWNGGVHWDPASGIGSSTGYAGHGVTASYVGGRTLVELAFEQETERTALPWVGYRARKWEPEPFRWLGVHAMYRLFGIADRWEERRGSSTTSLLARFGSRLAGLHE; encoded by the coding sequence ATGAACGCGCTTGCGGCACCACCCCGAAACGGAGAGCTCGGCTTCTGGGTGGCCCAACTGGCCGACAAGAAGCCCTCGTTCCCCCGGTTCACCGGACAGGACTCCGTCGACGTCGCCATAGTCGGCGGCGGCTACACCGGCCTGTGGGCGGCGTACTTCGCCAAGAAGCTCGAACCGTCCCTCTCGGTCGCCGTCTTCGAGGCCGAACAGGTGGGCTACGGCGCATCAGGACGCAACGGCGGCTGGCTCTCGGCCATGCCGCCGGGAAGCCGTGCCACCTTCGCCCGCGCCGGCGGAGGGCTGGAGACAAGCCGGGCACTGCAGCAGGCGTTCGTCGCCGGCGTCGACGCGGTCCTGGGCATCCTTGAGGCCGAGGGCATCGAGGCCGACCAGCACAAGGGTGGCGCGCTCGTCGCCGCCCATACTCAGGCGGGGCTGGGCCGGCTGGTGGCCAGACGTGATGCCGAACTGAAGTACGGGCTGACCGACGACGAAGTCCACCTGCTCGACCGGGACGAGTTCCAGTCACAGATCAACATCTCCACCGTCCACGGCGGGCTCTTCTACAAGCACTGCGCGCGAATTCACCCCGCGAAGCTCGTCCACGGCCTCGCCGACACCCTGACCTCCATGGGGGTCAGGATCTACGAGGGCAGCCGCGTGGACAGCGTCGCGGACAAGACCCTCACCCTGGCCGACGGGCGTGTCACCGCGGCGAAGACGTTCATCTGCACCGAAGGCTATTCGGGACGGCTGCTGGGCCGCCGGAGCCTGATCCCGGTCAATTCCTCGATGATCGTGACCAAGCCCCTGCCGGAGGAGGCGTGGAAGCAGATCGGCTGGGACGGTCCCCAGTGTCTCAACGACTCCGCGTACACGTTCATCTACGCCCAGCGGACGTCGGACGGCCGTATCGCCATGGGCGGCCGCGGTGTCCCGTACCGCTTCGGGTCCGGCACGGGGGGAGCCGGTGCGACCGCCCAGTCCACCATCGACCTGATCTCGCACAAGCTCAGTACCTTCTTCCCGGGCATCCCCTTCGAGGTGGAGCACGCCTGGTCGGGAGTCCTGGGCGTCACGCGTGACTGGAACGGCGGCGTGCACTGGGATCCGGCATCGGGTATCGGGTCGTCCACCGGCTATGCAGGACACGGTGTCACGGCGTCCTATGTCGGCGGCAGGACTCTCGTGGAGCTCGCCTTCGAGCAGGAAACCGAACGGACCGCCCTTCCCTGGGTCGGCTACCGGGCGCGGAAATGGGAACCGGAACCCTTTCGCTGGCTGGGTGTTCACGCCATGTACCGACTCTTCGGTATCGCCGACCGGTGGGAAGAGCGCAGGGGCTCCAGCACGACCTCACTGCTGGCCCGATTCGGCAGCAGGCTCGCCGGACTTCACGAGTAG
- a CDS encoding RidA family protein: MSLPLPQTVRGDSASERLQNLGLELPDLPGNAYFVHHRAVDSSIHISGQLPYRECALLGQGVVGRDVELETAKELARHAALNCLAAAVQAVGDLDRVRIVQMLVFVASTPDFGEQSQVANAAGELLIEVLGENGRHARTAIGVAGLPLNTPVEIQMICTAV; this comes from the coding sequence ATGAGTCTGCCCCTGCCTCAGACCGTCAGGGGCGACTCGGCTTCGGAAAGGCTCCAGAACCTCGGACTGGAGCTGCCCGACCTTCCCGGCAACGCATACTTCGTGCACCACAGGGCGGTGGACTCCAGCATCCACATCTCCGGCCAACTCCCTTACAGGGAATGTGCGTTGTTGGGGCAGGGCGTTGTCGGCCGGGACGTGGAGCTGGAGACCGCGAAGGAGCTCGCGCGCCATGCCGCGCTGAACTGCCTTGCGGCCGCTGTGCAGGCGGTGGGCGATCTGGACCGGGTCCGGATCGTGCAGATGCTGGTCTTCGTGGCCAGCACACCGGACTTCGGTGAGCAGTCGCAGGTCGCCAACGCGGCCGGTGAACTGCTCATCGAGGTCCTGGGGGAGAACGGACGGCACGCCCGCACCGCGATCGGAGTCGCCGGGCTACCGCTCAACACACCGGTTGAGATCCAGATGATCTGCACCGCGGTGTAG
- a CDS encoding haloacid dehalogenase type II, protein MGFDITPKFATFDMNGTLIKFSINDTMREILGDRLPAEVADEYLRICKAYRIDECTGAYQPFHQVVARSMERASRSVGIEYREDEARAVYERIPTWGPYPGVTEALNRLAEEVPLAIITNSDTAHAVRLAENLKAPFEVIISAEEMGVYKPRLRAFEYMLDKLAVTPDEIVHVSASPMYDHRSAAIMGIENKVYVDRGWEHDEHWLGYERITDIADLPVLFGLPRP, encoded by the coding sequence GTGGGATTCGACATCACGCCCAAGTTCGCGACGTTCGACATGAACGGGACGCTGATCAAGTTCAGCATCAACGACACGATGCGCGAGATCCTGGGCGACCGGCTGCCGGCCGAGGTCGCTGATGAGTACCTGCGGATCTGCAAGGCGTACCGGATCGACGAGTGCACGGGCGCGTACCAGCCGTTCCACCAGGTCGTCGCGCGCTCGATGGAGCGCGCCTCGCGCAGCGTCGGCATCGAGTACCGCGAGGACGAGGCGCGGGCGGTGTACGAGCGCATCCCCACCTGGGGCCCGTACCCCGGCGTCACCGAGGCACTGAACCGCCTGGCCGAGGAAGTCCCGCTGGCCATCATCACCAACAGCGACACCGCCCATGCCGTGCGCCTCGCGGAGAACCTCAAGGCCCCCTTCGAGGTCATCATCAGCGCCGAGGAGATGGGCGTCTACAAGCCGCGGCTCCGCGCCTTCGAGTACATGCTCGACAAGCTCGCCGTGACACCCGACGAGATCGTCCACGTCTCCGCGAGCCCGATGTACGACCACCGCTCCGCGGCCATCATGGGCATCGAGAACAAGGTGTACGTCGACCGCGGCTGGGAGCACGACGAGCACTGGCTCGGCTACGAGCGGATCACCGACATCGCCGACCTTCCGGTTCTCTTCGGCCTGCCGCGCCCCTGA
- a CDS encoding GntR family transcriptional regulator: MEHKFEWQEQRTTTPEGVYRTLRAAILDGTVPPGGQLREAHIAADLGISRSPLREALTKLEEEGLVVKFPYRGAFVVEVSAREVAEIDSVRLRVEPYAAELSAEALRGPERPQLLQTVEDLRRAMEKDDIPASIDAHLRFHRLFYDLSGHGVLQSLWNGWETKLRLHLSVDHRTYSDDPQQLVVEHERLAAVALDGDIDTFRRELAAHFPVGLGARAEDPGERTSRHV, translated from the coding sequence GTGGAGCACAAGTTCGAGTGGCAGGAGCAGCGGACGACGACGCCGGAAGGCGTCTACCGCACACTGCGTGCCGCCATCCTTGATGGGACCGTGCCTCCTGGTGGCCAACTGCGCGAGGCGCACATCGCCGCGGATCTCGGGATCAGCCGGTCCCCGCTGCGCGAGGCGCTGACCAAGCTGGAGGAGGAAGGCCTCGTCGTAAAGTTTCCCTACCGCGGGGCGTTCGTCGTAGAGGTGAGCGCTCGGGAGGTCGCCGAGATCGACTCGGTCCGGCTGCGTGTCGAGCCGTACGCCGCCGAGCTCTCGGCCGAAGCCCTGCGCGGTCCTGAGCGGCCCCAGTTGCTGCAAACCGTCGAGGATCTCCGCCGGGCCATGGAGAAGGACGACATCCCGGCCAGCATTGACGCGCACCTCAGATTCCACAGGCTCTTCTACGATCTCTCGGGTCACGGCGTCCTGCAGAGTCTCTGGAACGGCTGGGAGACCAAGCTGCGCCTCCACCTCAGCGTCGACCACCGCACCTACAGCGACGACCCGCAGCAACTGGTCGTCGAGCACGAGAGGTTGGCCGCGGTCGCCCTGGACGGGGACATCGACACGTTCCGCCGGGAACTGGCTGCCCATTTCCCCGTGGGGCTGGGGGCCAGGGCGGAAGATCCGGGGGAGCGTACGTCCCGGCATGTCTGA
- a CDS encoding RidA family protein, whose translation MIKSHETSAANTDSASDRLQATALALPELRDNPYYVHHRTVGSSVYISGQLPYKDGWLLGQGVVGRDVELETAKELARHAALNCLAAAVQAVGDLDRVRIVQMLVFVASTPDFGEQSQVANAAGELLIEVLGENGRHARTAIGVAGLPLNSPVEIQMICTAA comes from the coding sequence ATGATCAAGTCGCATGAGACTTCGGCAGCGAACACCGACTCGGCTTCCGATCGGCTTCAGGCCACGGCGCTGGCCCTTCCCGAGCTGCGTGACAACCCGTACTACGTGCACCACCGGACCGTGGGCTCCAGCGTCTACATCTCGGGCCAGCTGCCCTACAAGGACGGTTGGCTGCTGGGGCAGGGCGTTGTCGGCCGGGACGTGGAGCTGGAGACCGCGAAGGAGCTCGCGCGCCATGCCGCGCTGAACTGCCTTGCGGCCGCTGTGCAGGCGGTGGGCGATCTGGACCGGGTCCGGATCGTGCAGATGCTGGTCTTCGTGGCCAGCACACCGGACTTCGGTGAGCAGTCGCAGGTCGCCAACGCGGCCGGTGAACTGCTCATCGAGGTCCTGGGGGAGAACGGACGGCACGCCCGCACCGCGATCGGAGTCGCCGGGCTGCCCCTCAACAGTCCGGTCGAGATCCAGATGATCTGCACCGCTGCGTAG
- a CDS encoding alanine racemase, translating into MNQLQRALDALIERIDTPAPIVLVDVMQGNIDRMQGFADQHNIKVRPHVKTHKCVEIGRRQIEAGAVGITAGNVGEAEVFAAAGFDDIFLAYPIWAAGTKRARIRRLAESARLRVGVDNVAAIEALADAMGDEPDRLQVVVEIDCGARRSGAPPELAGDLALAARKRGLVPVGVFTYPGHGCADRDARRRAAQDQEAALTTAVRSLEGVGVTAEVVSAGSTPTVEFSTSSSVITEIRPGEYVFGDLNNARLGACTEDQIALFVAGTVVSDWVPGQVIVDVGNKALSKEGSPEIGYGGIAGTKALLSKVNEYHGFLALPDGDFRPSVGTVVPVVPNHVCPVVLGFEELVVTDSTGTSLQRWPVDARGFLN; encoded by the coding sequence GTGAATCAGCTGCAACGAGCACTCGACGCTCTGATCGAGCGGATCGACACCCCCGCGCCGATCGTGCTGGTCGACGTCATGCAGGGCAACATCGACCGCATGCAGGGCTTCGCCGACCAGCACAACATCAAGGTCAGGCCCCACGTGAAGACACACAAGTGCGTGGAGATCGGTCGGCGCCAGATCGAGGCCGGCGCGGTCGGGATCACCGCGGGCAACGTCGGTGAGGCCGAGGTCTTCGCCGCGGCCGGGTTCGACGACATCTTCCTCGCCTACCCGATCTGGGCCGCGGGAACGAAGCGAGCCCGGATCCGCCGGCTCGCCGAGTCCGCCCGGCTGCGGGTCGGCGTCGACAACGTCGCGGCGATCGAGGCCCTCGCCGACGCGATGGGAGACGAACCCGACCGGCTGCAGGTCGTGGTCGAGATCGACTGCGGCGCCCGTCGTTCCGGGGCGCCGCCCGAGCTCGCGGGCGACCTCGCGCTCGCCGCCCGCAAGCGCGGTCTGGTGCCGGTGGGCGTCTTCACTTATCCCGGTCACGGCTGCGCCGACCGGGACGCTCGCCGACGTGCCGCGCAGGACCAGGAGGCCGCGCTCACCACCGCGGTACGCAGCCTCGAAGGCGTCGGTGTCACCGCAGAGGTGGTCAGCGCGGGCTCCACGCCCACTGTCGAGTTCTCCACCAGCAGCAGCGTGATCACCGAGATCCGTCCCGGCGAGTACGTCTTCGGAGATCTGAACAACGCCCGGCTGGGCGCCTGCACGGAGGACCAGATCGCGCTGTTCGTCGCCGGGACCGTGGTCAGTGACTGGGTCCCCGGCCAGGTCATCGTCGACGTGGGCAACAAGGCCCTCAGTAAAGAAGGCAGCCCCGAGATCGGCTACGGCGGCATCGCCGGCACGAAGGCGCTCCTGTCCAAGGTCAACGAGTACCACGGGTTCCTTGCACTGCCGGACGGCGACTTCCGCCCCAGCGTCGGCACCGTCGTCCCCGTGGTGCCGAACCATGTATGCCCGGTCGTCCTCGGTTTCGAGGAACTGGTCGTCACCGACAGCACGGGCACGTCGCTGCAGCGGTGGCCGGTCGACGCCCGCGGTTTCCTCAACTGA
- a CDS encoding SDR family NAD(P)-dependent oxidoreductase: MRLKNVTALVTGASSGIGQAVSSHFRREGGRLLLTGRRERLHSAEPDDLYVPGDLNDETFVEHLAEQAAESFGTVDVVVLNHGLQADGPLTEMACDDARNVLESNLLSAFLVMKHFAPLMPETGGSFVCVSSRLGMVGMSGQVLYSAAKGGLIMLAKGAAIEWAPRNIRVNVVAPGLTATPIIEAAFQRRPDPEAYRRQRESTIPLQRLATPEEVADAVLFFASRESSYVTGSVLTVDGGYTAG, translated from the coding sequence ATGAGACTCAAGAACGTCACGGCCCTGGTGACAGGCGCCAGCAGTGGCATAGGGCAGGCGGTGAGTTCGCACTTCCGCCGCGAGGGCGGGCGGCTTCTGCTCACCGGCCGCAGGGAGCGGCTCCACAGCGCTGAGCCCGACGATCTGTACGTACCCGGAGACCTCAACGACGAGACGTTCGTCGAGCACCTGGCCGAGCAGGCCGCAGAGTCCTTCGGCACCGTTGACGTCGTAGTCCTCAACCACGGCCTGCAGGCCGACGGTCCGCTCACCGAGATGGCCTGCGACGACGCGAGGAACGTGCTCGAGAGCAACCTGCTCAGCGCGTTCCTGGTGATGAAGCACTTCGCCCCGCTGATGCCCGAGACCGGCGGCTCGTTCGTCTGCGTCAGCTCACGGCTGGGCATGGTCGGCATGTCCGGGCAGGTCCTGTATTCCGCTGCCAAGGGGGGCCTCATCATGCTCGCCAAGGGCGCCGCGATCGAATGGGCCCCGCGCAACATCCGGGTCAACGTCGTCGCTCCGGGCCTGACAGCAACCCCGATCATCGAAGCGGCGTTCCAGCGCAGGCCCGACCCCGAGGCCTACCGCCGCCAGCGCGAGAGCACGATCCCGCTCCAACGCCTCGCCACCCCCGAAGAGGTTGCTGACGCGGTGCTCTTCTTCGCCTCGCGGGAGTCGTCGTACGTGACCGGATCGGTCCTGACCGTGGACGGCGGGTACACCGCCGGCTGA
- a CDS encoding cupin domain-containing protein gives MPASHDASSASAHQERAVPVSVCQKRLGSTSSTVAAATDFPSSKRKNTSFPEDVARGESIHTGVWEATPGKMRPIKGEHFEFCHILARIGELIPEGGEPVI, from the coding sequence GTGCCCGCCAGCCATGATGCCTCGTCGGCCTCCGCACATCAGGAACGGGCCGTACCCGTGAGCGTGTGTCAGAAGCGGCTGGGCAGCACCTCATCGACCGTGGCCGCGGCCACCGATTTCCCGAGTTCCAAAAGGAAAAACACGTCGTTCCCTGAAGACGTCGCCCGTGGGGAGTCGATCCATACGGGCGTCTGGGAAGCGACACCCGGCAAGATGCGCCCGATCAAGGGCGAGCACTTCGAGTTCTGCCACATCCTCGCCCGTATTGGCGAACTCATACCCGAAGGCGGCGAGCCGGTGATCTAG
- a CDS encoding phosphotransferase has protein sequence MNNSPAMRIAQRLFEESGLASSHEPIDVMLVSALLERRYHIGGRLERLATEKDDTFRLRTDSDDCLVKVSPPDEAEMAVALQTAVMRFLQGAAPEVPVQRVKLTVGGDDRVPIKTDDGRTRVLRVFDFVEGPVLARTNPTAEQLAKVGEMLGRVDVALKAFEHPADRRGLVWDIRHFHQLTGLLEHTPNTEHRQLAQEVFRLFDGAIVPRLNDLETQVIHGDYSPYNVVVDPQSDDFVTGVIDFGDTMRSAVIFDPAVSLANLLGRAPDHPWLDACAFVAGYERARAIADWELPLLPIAALARLTLRALITNWRAERVPERRDYLLGHAKDDWINVGRAMAVPLDDVIAQLREGRHDLA, from the coding sequence ATGAACAACTCACCGGCGATGAGAATCGCTCAACGGCTCTTCGAGGAGAGCGGCCTGGCATCGTCTCACGAGCCCATCGACGTCATGCTGGTGAGCGCCCTCCTTGAGAGGCGTTACCACATCGGCGGACGTCTCGAGCGACTGGCGACGGAGAAGGATGACACGTTCAGGCTCAGGACCGACTCGGACGACTGCCTCGTGAAGGTTTCACCTCCTGACGAGGCAGAGATGGCTGTCGCTCTACAGACCGCCGTGATGCGTTTCCTCCAAGGTGCCGCTCCGGAAGTGCCGGTCCAGCGGGTGAAGCTGACCGTGGGCGGAGACGACCGCGTGCCCATCAAGACGGACGACGGCAGGACTCGAGTCCTGCGGGTGTTCGACTTCGTCGAAGGTCCGGTCCTGGCGCGAACGAATCCCACCGCGGAACAGCTCGCCAAGGTGGGCGAGATGCTGGGACGAGTCGACGTGGCGCTCAAAGCATTTGAGCACCCTGCGGACCGACGAGGGCTGGTATGGGACATTCGGCATTTCCACCAGCTGACCGGACTCCTGGAACACACGCCGAATACCGAGCACCGTCAGTTGGCTCAGGAGGTCTTCCGGCTATTCGACGGAGCCATCGTCCCGAGGCTGAATGATCTCGAAACGCAAGTGATCCACGGCGACTACAGCCCTTACAACGTCGTGGTGGATCCGCAGAGCGACGACTTTGTCACCGGCGTCATCGACTTCGGTGACACCATGCGCAGTGCCGTGATCTTCGACCCCGCTGTCTCCCTGGCGAACCTGCTCGGCCGGGCACCGGATCACCCCTGGCTGGATGCCTGCGCCTTCGTCGCCGGCTACGAGCGGGCACGCGCCATCGCGGACTGGGAACTTCCGCTGCTGCCGATTGCCGCGCTCGCACGACTCACGCTGCGCGCGCTGATCACGAACTGGCGCGCGGAGCGTGTACCAGAACGGCGCGACTACCTCCTCGGCCACGCCAAAGACGACTGGATCAACGTCGGGCGGGCCATGGCCGTACCCCTGGACGACGTCATCGCGCAACTCCGAGAAGGCCGTCATGACCTCGCCTGA